One genomic window of Punica granatum isolate Tunisia-2019 chromosome 1, ASM765513v2, whole genome shotgun sequence includes the following:
- the LOC116189161 gene encoding uncharacterized protein LOC116189161, whose protein sequence is MDLRYTFFNCPTALPIPRNVPIACLSSRHDTILATSLDNYMTEKNTSHCRSISTVLMPYQGPSLGYGFATNLNQDVLLTWTCLCAVTVKGREGLVASRGVGQIAWSDALIFLLHLTVRSHILFSAFFIAIRLAHAF, encoded by the exons ATGGATCTGAG ATACACCTTCTTCAACTGCCCTACTGCCCTGCCAATACCAAGGAACGTGCCAATCGCATGCTTGAGTAGCAGACACGACACCATTCTGGCAACATCACTGGACAACTACATGACGGAGAAAAACACTTCTCATTGCCGGAGCATTTCAACTGTGCTCATGCCATACCAGGGGCCTTCCCTCGGCTACGGGTTTGCTACAAACCTCAATCAGGACGTTCTCCTGACATGGACATGCCTCTGTGCCGTGACTGTGAAGGGAAGGGAGGGACTTGTGGCTTCAAGAGGAGTGGGCCAGATCGCCTGGTCGGATGCTTTAATCTTCCTTCTACATCTGACGGTAAGGTCTCACATCCTTTTCTCAGCGTTTTTTATTGCCATCCGATTGGCGCACGCGTTTTGA